From a single Arachnia propionica genomic region:
- the rpsR gene encoding 30S ribosomal protein S18: MAGPQRKSVNKKKIMPVKTTRVANIDYKDIATLKRFISERGKIRARRVTGLSVQDQRKIALAVKNAREVALLPYASTAR; this comes from the coding sequence ATGGCCGGTCCACAGCGCAAGTCTGTGAACAAGAAGAAGATCATGCCGGTGAAGACCACTCGCGTGGCCAACATCGATTACAAGGACATCGCGACGCTGAAGAGGTTCATCTCGGAGCGTGGCAAGATCCGCGCCCGTCGCGTGACCGGGCTGTCCGTCCAGGACCAGCGCAAGATCGCGCTGGCCGTCAAGAACGCGCGTGAGGTGGCCCTGCTGCCCTACGCCTCGACCGCCCGCTGA
- a CDS encoding single-stranded DNA-binding protein has translation MAGETQITLVGNLTGDPDLRFTPSGAAVANFTVASTPRTFDRQSGEWRDGEAMFINCAVWRQYAEHVAESLTKGMRVIVQGRLKSRSYETQQGERRTVFEVDVDEVGPSLRYATAQVTRTSGGGQGGGNWQGNQNQGGGQNHGSQGGYGNQPQQGQGSDPWGSSGGGYGGGNRGGNDPWNQAAAEEPPF, from the coding sequence ATGGCAGGCGAAACCCAGATCACGCTGGTGGGCAATCTCACCGGAGACCCGGACCTCCGCTTCACCCCCAGTGGTGCCGCGGTGGCCAATTTCACCGTCGCCTCGACGCCCCGCACCTTCGACCGACAGTCGGGTGAATGGCGCGACGGCGAGGCCATGTTCATCAACTGCGCCGTCTGGCGCCAGTACGCCGAGCACGTCGCCGAGTCCCTCACCAAAGGGATGCGTGTCATCGTGCAGGGCAGGCTGAAGTCTCGCAGCTACGAGACCCAGCAGGGCGAGCGCCGCACGGTGTTCGAAGTTGATGTCGACGAGGTCGGTCCCTCCCTGCGGTACGCCACCGCGCAGGTCACCCGCACCAGTGGTGGGGGCCAGGGTGGCGGAAACTGGCAGGGCAACCAGAACCAGGGTGGCGGACAGAACCACGGCAGCCAAGGCGGCTACGGCAACCAGCCCCAGCAGGGCCAGGGCAGTGATCCGTGGGGCAGCAGTGGCGGAGGCTACGGCGGCGGGAACCGGGGCGGCAACGACCCATGGAACCAGGCGGCCGCGGAGGAGCCCCCGTTCTGA